The DNA segment ATAAAAAAAAATGTTGAAGATAGATTTTTAACACTGAAAAAACGGGAATTGTTAAAAGATTTTATGCGGCAGCTCTACTTAAAGTATAAAGTTGAAATTAAATAAGGTAAAAAATGAAAAAGTTTTTGTTAATTTTTACACTGATTCTTATAGCTAATATTTACGCACAGGAAGCTTTAGATAAAATTGTAGCTGTTGTAGATAATGAAATTATTCTTCAGAGTGAGTTAGATTTTCAAACAAGCTTATTGGCATCACAGCAAAGAATTGATGCCTCTAAGCCAAACGTCAAAAAGCAAATACTTAATTCAATGATCGAAGAAAAACTTCTTTATGCAAAAGCAAAATTGGATTCAATTAGTGTAACAGATGATGAAGTTAGCCGACAAGTAGATTATAGAATCGAAATGTTCGTTCAGCAATATGGTTCTAAGGAAAAGGTAGAACAGGTTTATGGGATGAGCATAGAAAAAATAAAAAGAGAATTACGTGATGATGTTCAAAAATATTTGATGGCAGAATCTTTAAAACAAAAAATGTTTGGAATGATGGATGCCACCCGCAGAGAAGTTGAAGAGTTTTATAATGATTACAAAGACTCGCTTGGATTAATCCAGGAGAAATATAAGCTCGCACACATTTTTATTAATCCTAAAGCTGGAGAAAAAGTAAAACAGAATGCTAAAGAGCGAGCTTTGGCAATTTTGGATTCAATTAAAGCAGGTAAAGATTTTGCTGAAATGGCTAAGAAATATTCTGAAGATCCTGGCAGTGCAGTACAAGGAGGCGATTTAGGTTTTACAAAACGAGGAAGACTTGTACCTGAGTTTGAATCTGCCGCATTCTCTTTAGCTGATGGACAATTATCAGAACCAGTAGAATCTGTTTTTGGTTTTCATATAATTCAATTGGTGGAAAGAAAAGGCGAGTCAATTCATTCGCGTCATATTCTTATCAAAATAAAAGAAGATGCTGATGCTGATCTTAAAGCAATTGAACAGTTAAATGATATTAAGGACAGTGTAAGAGTTGGCAAACAATCTTTTGAGTATTATGCTAAGAAATATAGTGATGACAAGGAAACTGCAAAACTTGGCGGTCTTTTGGGAAATTTGGATCTTGGACAATTAGATAAAACACTTTTAGAAATTGTTGGCAAATTAAAAGTTGGTGAAATAAGTTTTCCTAAACGGATGGATCTTGGACAAGGAATTTATGGTTATCATATTGTTTACCTGATGACCAAGACACCGGAACATAAACCAAATTTGGAAATAGATTATAATGAGATAAAGCAAGCGGCAGAATTGCATAAGCAACAAAAGTTATATGTAAATTGGATGAAAGAACTTAAACAAAATATTTTTTGGGAAATCAGATTATAAAGGAAGCAAAGTGAATTATCCGAATGAAACTTCAGATGTTGCATTGGTAGAAAATCTTTCAGATTCTGTTAAACAGATTAAAAAAGAAATTGGTAAAATTATTATTGGTCAGGATGAAATTATCAATAATCTTCTAATCTCACTGCTATCCAAAGGACACTGCCTTCTTGTTGGTGTACCGGGATTGGCAAAAACTCTTCTTATAAAAACTCTTGCTGAAGTGTTGGATTTAAAATTCAGCCGAATTCAATTTACACCGGATTTAATGCCCAGCGATATTACTGGTACTGAAATAATTGAAGAAGATTCAGCTACTAAGAAAAGATCATTCAGGTTTATTCAGGGACCAATATTTGGCAATATCATTTTAGCTGATGAAATAAACAGGACGCCACCTAAAACGCAATCGGCTTTGTTGGAAGCAATGCAGGAACACAAAGTTACTGCTGCCGGCGTATCTTATACTTTATCAGAACCATTCTTTGTACTTGCTACACAAAATCCAATTGAACAGGAAGGAACTTATCCGTTGCCTGAAGCTCAATTAGATAGATTTATGTTCAATCTGTGGTTAGATTACCCATCGTACAATGAAGAAATTGAAATTGTAAAATCAACCACAAGCCAATATGCTGCACAACTTGCAAAAATTTTAACTGCTGAAGAGTTAGTAAAATTTCAGGATTTAATTCGAAAAGTACCGGTTGCTGATAATGTAATTGAATTCGCTGTCAACCTAGTAAATCAAACCCGGCCAAAAAATCCACAAGCACAAAAATTCATAAAAGATTGGATTAGCTGGGGTGCTGGTCCAAGAGCATCTCAATATCTTATCTTAGCTGCAAAAACAAAAGCTGTGCTGGAAGGAAGATTTACACCAAACATTGATGATGTAAAATATGCGGTTACACCAGTATTGCGCCACAGAATAATTGTTAACTTTAATGCAGAAGCAGAGGGAATATCTTCGGTAGATATAATCAAAAAGCTGATTGAAGGGAAATAAATTAGAATGGGCAAACTACGAACGACTACTTCTTAATTATCGAATAATTCTTATATCCATTATAAATTTCTTTTGCTGCTGTTCTAATAACAGTTGCAGTTGGTACTGCCAGCAGCATTCCAAAAACTCCCATTACCTGGCTACCTGCAATGATTAATATTATTATAAGAAGCGGGTGCATATCAACACTTTTAGAAAAAATATTTGGTTGAATGAAACCATTATCCAATGCATAAACAATTGAAAACATAATTAAAATCGAAGGGATCATTGAAAAATTTCCAAACTGAGCAATGGAAATTATCATCGCAGGAATTGATCCAATGATTGGTCCGAAATAAGGGATCAAATGCCCAATACCAGCTATTACTCCAATTGGAACTGCATTATTAACCCCCAAAATTGAAAGCCCAACTGCACTTAATACACCAACAAAAAACGCATCGAGAATCCATCCACGAACAAATCTTCCAAGCTGAACGCTGATTTGCCTGATAACCCAATAGGAAACTTCAAAATATCTGTTGGGCATAATATTCAAAACACCTTTTATAATTCCTTTATTATCTTTTAAAAGAAAGAATGTCATAAACGGAACAATTACTGCAACAGCAACAATCGAAACAATACTTGAAACCAGATTAGAAAGACTATCTAGAAAGTTTATGAAAAAAGAAGAGATCCATATTTCTATTTTTCCGGCTATAGTGCCGGATTTAATAAAAGGTACATAGGTTATTATTGTTTTATCCAGGCTTCTAAGAAATTGCTTGATGTTACTCTGATTGATTGAAGTGCTTAGATTTATAATTTGGTCAGTTAGTTGAGGAACCACATAAGAAAAACCCAGGAAAATCAAATAGAAACAAACAAGAATTGTAAAAAGTGTTGCAATAAATCTATTAACACCTTTATTCTCCAAAGCTGTTACAACAGGATTAAGAATAAGTGCAAGAAGAAGTGATATTACCAGCATCAAAATAATATCAACAAATAAGTAGGAAATTAATAACAAAGCTAACACAGCAGAAACAATCAGAAAAGATTTATTCAACCATTTGTATGTTTTTTCTGTAATCGGCATTTATTTCTTTATTTTCTCTTTTATCCCCTGCTAATATTCTGAATTAAAAACAAAATTTCAATTAAAAAGTTTGGGTTTGTTTAAAATTCGCAAAATCTATATTTCATCCCAACAACTAAGCAGGTATAAACACTTAGAATCTTGAAGTAAACTCATACCAATTTTTTGTATATTTACCAGCAAATTTTTCATCAATATTTATGGAACTTAGTTATGGCAGAAATTGAATTATTAGCAAGAATAAGAAAGAGTGCTGCTGAAAAAGGTAAAACAATTGTTCTTCCGGAATCGCACGATGATAGAGTTCTAAAAGCGGCAGAAGTTTTAGTAAAAGAAAAAATAGCCGGAGTAATTACGATTGGCACTGAGGAAAAAATTAAAGAGAGTGCGAAAAGATTAAACATAAATTTAGATTCAGTACAAATTATTGATCATGTAAAATCTAAGAAGCTGAATGATTTTGGGGAAATATTTTACCAAATGCGTAAAGCAAAAGGAAAAGAAATTCCGCTGGAAAAAGCAATTGAAACTATAAAGCGGGATATTTTCTTTGGCGCAATGATGGTTAAAGAAGGTTTGGTTGATGGCTCCGTTTCTGGCTCAACAGCAACTACAGCCGACGTGATGAGAGCTTCAATACAAGTTGTTGGAATGCCAATGGGAATTTCTATCGTTTCCAGTTTTTTCTTAATGGTATTTCCAGAAAAAGTTTATAGCTTTGCCGATTGCGCTGTTAACCCAAACCCAGATGCAAAACAACTTGCAGACATCGCAATATCTACAGCTGAGAATCATAAAAAGTTAACAGGTGAAGAATCTTATGTTGCTATGCTTTCATTCTCTACCAAAGGAAGCGCTGAACACGAGCTGGTAGATAAAGTTCGTGAAGCAACCAGAATAGCTAAAGAAAAACGTCCGGACCTAAACATCGATGGAGAAATGCAGTTTGATGCAGCAATAATTGAATCCATCGGTAAGAAAAAAGCTCCGGGCAGTTCTGTTGCAGGAAGAGCTAATGTGCTTATTTTCCCAGATTTGCAAGCTGGTAATATTGGTTATAAGATTGCAGAACGTCTTGGTGGTGCACAGGCAGTCGGTCCTATTAGTCAGGGATTAAGCAAACCATTCTTCGATCTGAGCCGAGGTTGCAGTGTAATGGATATTGTTAATACAGCGGCAATTGCAGTATTGATGGTGTAATCCTTTCACGAATAAAATATTTAAAATAGCGTTGTAATTAAAATTTACAGCGCTATATCTTTTAATCACAACAAATAATCCCCCGAATACATTGAACTTTGATTACAGAAGTTCTGTTTTAATTATTACAAATTCTAAATCAATCATTTGAAAGGGTACAATGAAAAAATATATTTTGATAATACTGCCAATATTTTTGATTGCAATAAAGGTAAATCTGTTCGCCGAAAAAAAAGAAAAGGACAACAATAAAATGAAAAATAATATCAGCGGTATTTCTGTTAAGGATATGAATTTAAAGGAAATTCCGCTTTCTTCATATAAAGGAAAAGTACTGTTGATAGTTAATGTGGCAAGTGAGTGTGGTAATACACCCCAGTATAAAGATCTGGAAGAGATTTATAAAAAATATAATTCGAAAGGATTTGAAATATTAGCTTTTCCGTGTAATGATTTTGGTCAGCAAGAGCCTGGAACGAATGAAGAAATAAAAAATTTCTGTTCAACAAAGTATGATGTTACATTCAAGCTCTTCAATAAAATAAAAGTTCTTGGTGAAGAAAAGGAACCGCTTTATAAAAAACTTACAGATAATGGAGTTACTGAAAAATCAGAGATTAAATGGAATTTTGAAAAATTCCTTATCTCAAGACAAGGTGAAATTGTTGAAAGATTTATGAACAAAGTAAAACCATCCGATTCGAGAATTATTTCTGCAATTGAAAAAGAGCTGGCGAGGTAAAGAAGTGTTAATTTCACAAACTCGATTCCAGGTTACTAATGTTTAATATAAAATTAGATTCGCAAAGCAAGCGATTGGATTGAGTTGTAAAAATTTCAAATTGAAATTGCGGTAAGATTTATTTTCTACCATGTTTGAAACAAATTGTAAACGTTGTTCCCTCTCCTTTCTCGCTATTTACAATTATTTTAGCTCCATTCATTTCAGTATATTTTTTTACCAGTGCTAAACCAAGTC comes from the Ignavibacteriales bacterium genome and includes:
- the pta gene encoding phosphate acetyltransferase, with protein sequence MAEIELLARIRKSAAEKGKTIVLPESHDDRVLKAAEVLVKEKIAGVITIGTEEKIKESAKRLNINLDSVQIIDHVKSKKLNDFGEIFYQMRKAKGKEIPLEKAIETIKRDIFFGAMMVKEGLVDGSVSGSTATTADVMRASIQVVGMPMGISIVSSFFLMVFPEKVYSFADCAVNPNPDAKQLADIAISTAENHKKLTGEESYVAMLSFSTKGSAEHELVDKVREATRIAKEKRPDLNIDGEMQFDAAIIESIGKKKAPGSSVAGRANVLIFPDLQAGNIGYKIAERLGGAQAVGPISQGLSKPFFDLSRGCSVMDIVNTAAIAVLMV
- a CDS encoding glutathione peroxidase; the encoded protein is MKKYILIILPIFLIAIKVNLFAEKKEKDNNKMKNNISGISVKDMNLKEIPLSSYKGKVLLIVNVASECGNTPQYKDLEEIYKKYNSKGFEILAFPCNDFGQQEPGTNEEIKNFCSTKYDVTFKLFNKIKVLGEEKEPLYKKLTDNGVTEKSEIKWNFEKFLISRQGEIVERFMNKVKPSDSRIISAIEKELAR
- a CDS encoding AI-2E family transporter, whose amino-acid sequence is MPITEKTYKWLNKSFLIVSAVLALLLISYLFVDIILMLVISLLLALILNPVVTALENKGVNRFIATLFTILVCFYLIFLGFSYVVPQLTDQIINLSTSINQSNIKQFLRSLDKTIITYVPFIKSGTIAGKIEIWISSFFINFLDSLSNLVSSIVSIVAVAVIVPFMTFFLLKDNKGIIKGVLNIMPNRYFEVSYWVIRQISVQLGRFVRGWILDAFFVGVLSAVGLSILGVNNAVPIGVIAGIGHLIPYFGPIIGSIPAMIISIAQFGNFSMIPSILIMFSIVYALDNGFIQPNIFSKSVDMHPLLIIILIIAGSQVMGVFGMLLAVPTATVIRTAAKEIYNGYKNYSIIKK
- a CDS encoding peptidylprolyl isomerase; this translates as MKKFLLIFTLILIANIYAQEALDKIVAVVDNEIILQSELDFQTSLLASQQRIDASKPNVKKQILNSMIEEKLLYAKAKLDSISVTDDEVSRQVDYRIEMFVQQYGSKEKVEQVYGMSIEKIKRELRDDVQKYLMAESLKQKMFGMMDATRREVEEFYNDYKDSLGLIQEKYKLAHIFINPKAGEKVKQNAKERALAILDSIKAGKDFAEMAKKYSEDPGSAVQGGDLGFTKRGRLVPEFESAAFSLADGQLSEPVESVFGFHIIQLVERKGESIHSRHILIKIKEDADADLKAIEQLNDIKDSVRVGKQSFEYYAKKYSDDKETAKLGGLLGNLDLGQLDKTLLEIVGKLKVGEISFPKRMDLGQGIYGYHIVYLMTKTPEHKPNLEIDYNEIKQAAELHKQQKLYVNWMKELKQNIFWEIRL
- a CDS encoding AAA family ATPase; translated protein: MNYPNETSDVALVENLSDSVKQIKKEIGKIIIGQDEIINNLLISLLSKGHCLLVGVPGLAKTLLIKTLAEVLDLKFSRIQFTPDLMPSDITGTEIIEEDSATKKRSFRFIQGPIFGNIILADEINRTPPKTQSALLEAMQEHKVTAAGVSYTLSEPFFVLATQNPIEQEGTYPLPEAQLDRFMFNLWLDYPSYNEEIEIVKSTTSQYAAQLAKILTAEELVKFQDLIRKVPVADNVIEFAVNLVNQTRPKNPQAQKFIKDWISWGAGPRASQYLILAAKTKAVLEGRFTPNIDDVKYAVTPVLRHRIIVNFNAEAEGISSVDIIKKLIEGK